The sequence below is a genomic window from Desulfobacterales bacterium.
GTTGGGAAGAGCCGAAATCACCGGCGATCGATTGATTAACCTCAAGGTGGGCGATATTATTCAGCTTGAAAAGGATGCGGAGCAGACCCTTTACGCGCATGTGGAAGGGCTGGCAAAATTCAGGGGGTATGCCGGAATACAGCGCGGATTTCAGGCCTTTCGTGTGGAAACGCGTCTTCCCCGAGAATAATATAACGACAATGGGCTTTTAATGAATCGTCAAGGATGAGTGAAATGAATAACGACGAAAAAACCGCCGGCGACGATGGCGTCGCGATGGAAGAGGGAACCCGGGATCTGGATTTTATTCTGGATATTCCGCTGGATCTGACCGTGGAGCTGGGGAGAACCAAGATGCTTGTCAATGATCTTCTTCAATTGGGACAGGGTTCGATTGTTGAACTGAACAAAATAGCCGGTGAGCCGCTTGAAATTTATATCAACCGAAAACTGGTGGCCCGGGGGGAGGTGGTTGTGGTCAATGAGAAATTCGGCGTGCGCCTGACCGACATCGTCAGCCCTCTGGAGCGTGTCAAAAGCCTTGGATAAGAAGGGAAGGCGGCCATAATGGATGCAGTATCCGCCGAACCGGTGGTGACTCTGATGCCCGAACTTTGGATGACACTGCTGAAAAGTTTTGGAATGCTCTGCGTTGTGCTGGGGGTACTGATCACGGTCTTGTGGCTGTTGCGGCGGCTGCATGATCGCGGGTTATCTGGTCAACCGGGTCTGATTCAAGTCGTGGCGAGCAGTTACGTGGGGCCCAAGGAGCGCATTTCGCTGGTGGATGTTCTGGGCGAAAAATTTCTGATCGGTGTTACTTCTCAGGAGATCAACCTGCTGGCTAAAATTTCGGATAAGGACAATGTGTGCGCGGAGCGGTCTGCCGCGCCGGAGGGGCTGTTCAAATCGCTGTTGCGGCGGCAATTCGATGCAAACGCCGGCGCCGGTGAAAAAGGAAAAAAGGGCTCGTCCGCAGGATAATCATCACGGAAATGCCGCCATGAAAAGTAGCGCCACCATTCTGATCTATGCAACCATCATCGGATGCCTGCTTTTTGCGCAACCCGGCCATGGGGCCAATTTGCCGATTCCCGCTTTTCAATTCGGCGTCGGTGAGGCCGAGGGTCCGGAAGACGTGGCGGTGGTGTTG
It includes:
- the fliN gene encoding flagellar motor switch protein FliN, coding for MNNDEKTAGDDGVAMEEGTRDLDFILDIPLDLTVELGRTKMLVNDLLQLGQGSIVELNKIAGEPLEIYINRKLVARGEVVVVNEKFGVRLTDIVSPLERVKSLG
- the fliO gene encoding flagellar biosynthetic protein FliO, which gives rise to MDAVSAEPVVTLMPELWMTLLKSFGMLCVVLGVLITVLWLLRRLHDRGLSGQPGLIQVVASSYVGPKERISLVDVLGEKFLIGVTSQEINLLAKISDKDNVCAERSAAPEGLFKSLLRRQFDANAGAGEKGKKGSSAG